In Candidatus Zixiibacteriota bacterium, a single genomic region encodes these proteins:
- a CDS encoding TolC family protein, translating to MTYCTQLPHFSATSSRSRLLTLGFWIFILWLALPQILRAAPTPLVITNPDSVLAATLKQLQGAPLSLQQAKELALRQATTVRAAEAALRAAGGTVRRERGAFDPELFAELSKSGRDLPSASPFAGADVLTQDEFRTSTGVRITLPLGTSIAASMNTIKTETNSAFATLNPQYQAEGLLQITQPLLKGFGAGTSSDLSSSKRELEAAQAAYEDAVLAVTATVEQTYWDLYAAERDLAVQILIRDQSQSFLNETRLRSEAGLVGPNQVANARVFLAEQEQAVLDREENLDRISDQLASLIGERPQGNNGRFHPQSEPAADFPLDDIEQLVPAALETNRSLKVAADLVAAARAREQGARWNALPTLDLVGAIGGVGLAGDAQPVVLSGDTVRSSFDGSFGDAYSAALQRDNPTWSIGLRLSYPIGLRSGAGERDRLRGETARAEQQYLAVRRTVEEDLRRSHRELAHARKRLEVARDGVDASVEQVRIGTLEYNAGRTTAFELVRLAADLAAAQQRYSQALVRAAKAAAALKRLTTGTIEGPLSE from the coding sequence ATGACTTACTGTACACAACTACCGCATTTCTCGGCAACTTCGAGCCGGTCCCGGCTCCTCACCCTCGGATTCTGGATCTTCATCCTCTGGCTGGCACTGCCGCAAATCTTGCGCGCCGCGCCAACCCCTCTGGTGATCACCAATCCCGACAGCGTTTTGGCCGCAACACTCAAGCAGCTTCAGGGTGCGCCGCTCAGTCTGCAACAGGCCAAGGAACTTGCACTCCGACAAGCTACGACCGTGCGCGCTGCGGAAGCGGCATTGCGCGCCGCCGGCGGAACCGTTCGCCGTGAGCGCGGCGCCTTCGACCCCGAACTCTTCGCCGAATTGAGCAAATCCGGCCGCGATCTGCCCAGCGCCTCGCCTTTCGCCGGCGCCGATGTCCTGACCCAGGATGAATTTCGCACTTCGACCGGCGTTCGCATTACACTTCCGCTCGGCACGTCCATTGCGGCATCGATGAATACGATCAAGACCGAGACCAATTCGGCGTTCGCCACCCTGAATCCGCAATACCAGGCTGAGGGACTCCTGCAGATCACGCAACCGCTCCTCAAAGGCTTTGGCGCCGGCACCAGCAGCGACCTGAGCTCGAGCAAGCGCGAACTGGAAGCCGCTCAAGCCGCTTACGAAGACGCCGTCCTGGCGGTCACCGCCACGGTCGAGCAGACCTACTGGGATCTGTACGCCGCCGAGCGCGACCTCGCGGTGCAAATCCTGATTCGCGACCAATCGCAATCATTCTTGAACGAAACGCGCCTGCGCTCCGAGGCCGGACTGGTCGGACCGAATCAGGTCGCTAATGCCCGCGTCTTCCTCGCCGAACAAGAACAGGCCGTGCTCGATCGCGAAGAAAACCTCGACCGCATCTCCGATCAGTTGGCGTCGCTCATCGGCGAGCGCCCGCAGGGCAACAACGGCCGCTTCCATCCGCAAAGTGAACCGGCAGCCGATTTTCCGCTCGACGACATCGAGCAACTCGTGCCGGCGGCTCTCGAAACCAATCGCAGCCTGAAAGTCGCCGCCGATCTGGTCGCCGCCGCCCGCGCCCGTGAACAGGGCGCGCGCTGGAATGCTCTGCCGACTCTCGATCTGGTCGGCGCCATCGGCGGTGTCGGACTTGCCGGCGATGCCCAACCGGTCGTTCTCAGCGGCGACACTGTCCGCAGCAGCTTCGACGGCAGCTTCGGCGATGCCTATAGCGCCGCCCTGCAACGCGACAATCCGACCTGGAGCATCGGCCTGCGCCTCTCCTATCCGATCGGCCTGCGCTCCGGCGCCGGCGAACGCGACCGCCTGCGCGGTGAAACCGCCCGCGCCGAACAGCAATATCTCGCCGTGCGGCGCACCGTCGAGGAAGATCTCCGCCGCAGCCACCGCGAATTGGCGCACGCCCGCAAACGCCTGGAGGTGGCCCGCGATGGCGTCGACGCTTCAGTGGAACAGGTGCGCATCGGCACGCTCGAATACAACGCCGGCCGCACCACCGCTTTTGAACTGGTGCGATTGGCCGCCGATCTGGCCGCTGCCCAACAACGCTACTCGCAGGCGCTGGTGCGCGCCGCCAAAGCTGCCGCTGCGCTCAAACGACTGACCACGGGAACAATCGAGGGACCCCTCTCAGAATAG
- a CDS encoding efflux RND transporter periplasmic adaptor subunit, which produces MITHSLQLFNRSALLLAGAALLTFALTGCSKQQAGGFQFPPTAVETAMVTPTVVADRFDAVGTIEANDAVTIVSQIDALVIDVPYREGEPIAKGALIAQLDDAQLRAEEARASALLDQKRISYERVKSIVDQGAGAPQDLDNAAAELKIAEADLALIRARLEKTRIVAPFDGVVGARLVSPGAFVRAGTPITELAELNRIKVTFYAPERYYPSLTRGSEVGVSTTAFPDYELKGKIDVVEPVIEQATRSVRIIARLDNPGRKFRPGMSANVSAVLSQRTGALTIPDEAVFAEGNQTLVYAIKSDSTVTRAPVVLGTRMRGSVEIVKGLAAGDLVVRTGHQKLYEGARIMPVQSQGAASADAAGAPK; this is translated from the coding sequence ATGATCACCCATTCACTTCAGCTCTTTAATCGCAGCGCTCTGCTGCTGGCCGGCGCCGCGCTGCTGACTTTCGCATTGACCGGCTGCTCCAAACAGCAGGCGGGCGGATTCCAGTTTCCGCCCACCGCCGTCGAAACCGCCATGGTCACCCCCACGGTCGTCGCCGATCGCTTCGACGCCGTCGGTACCATCGAAGCCAACGACGCCGTCACGATCGTCTCGCAAATCGATGCTCTCGTCATCGACGTGCCGTACCGCGAAGGCGAGCCGATTGCCAAAGGCGCATTGATCGCCCAGCTCGACGACGCCCAACTGCGCGCGGAAGAGGCCCGTGCCTCGGCCTTGCTGGACCAGAAACGCATCAGCTACGAGCGCGTCAAGTCAATCGTCGATCAGGGCGCCGGTGCTCCGCAAGACCTCGACAACGCCGCCGCGGAACTGAAGATTGCCGAAGCCGATCTCGCGCTGATTCGCGCCCGGCTGGAAAAAACGCGCATCGTCGCGCCCTTCGACGGCGTGGTTGGCGCGCGCCTGGTCAGCCCCGGAGCCTTCGTCCGTGCCGGCACCCCCATCACCGAACTGGCCGAACTTAATCGCATCAAAGTCACTTTCTACGCCCCGGAACGCTACTATCCCAGCCTGACGCGCGGTTCCGAGGTCGGCGTCTCCACGACCGCCTTTCCCGATTACGAACTCAAAGGCAAGATCGACGTGGTCGAACCGGTGATCGAGCAGGCAACGCGCAGCGTCCGTATCATCGCCCGCCTCGATAACCCCGGTCGCAAGTTCCGCCCTGGCATGTCCGCCAACGTCTCGGCCGTCCTGAGCCAGCGCACCGGTGCCCTCACCATCCCCGATGAGGCCGTCTTCGCCGAGGGCAACCAAACCTTGGTCTATGCGATCAAATCCGACTCCACCGTCACCCGCGCCCCGGTCGTCCTCGGAACGCGGATGCGTGGCTCCGTCGAAATCGTCAAGGGTCTGGCCGCCGGCGACCTGGTCGTTCGAACCGGCCACCAGAAGCTCTATGAAGGCGCGCGCATCATGCCGGTGCAAAGCCAGGGTGCAGCCAGCGCCGATGCGGCGGGAGCCCCGAAATGA
- a CDS encoding DUF3365 domain-containing protein: MRKRIIVTCLLLLTLAVALGSSNPEPAANPPDTKMLQDAAVAAISQFTSQLQTSLKLALSEGGPVNALGVCNVVAPDIQIAHVRDGWFIERVTDKPRNRNNQADSLQLAVLAQFAVKDAPAFVASWDNPEQPQKFRYYLPIRAADVCMNCHGDPAKFQAGVAEKIKELYPDDKAVGYKVGDLRGMFAIEVLWPEGKTYAEKLTAGK; this comes from the coding sequence ATGAGAAAGCGAATTATCGTTACTTGCCTGTTGTTGCTGACCCTCGCCGTCGCGCTGGGCAGTTCGAACCCTGAGCCGGCGGCGAATCCGCCCGACACAAAGATGTTGCAGGATGCCGCGGTCGCGGCCATCTCCCAATTCACCTCGCAGTTGCAGACCTCGCTCAAACTGGCCCTTTCCGAAGGCGGCCCGGTCAACGCCCTCGGCGTCTGCAACGTCGTCGCCCCCGATATCCAGATCGCGCATGTGCGCGACGGCTGGTTTATCGAACGCGTCACCGACAAGCCGCGTAATCGCAATAATCAGGCCGACTCGCTGCAACTGGCCGTGCTGGCGCAGTTCGCCGTCAAGGATGCCCCCGCCTTCGTCGCGTCCTGGGACAACCCCGAGCAGCCGCAGAAATTCCGTTACTACCTGCCGATTCGCGCTGCCGATGTCTGCATGAACTGCCACGGCGACCCCGCCAAGTTCCAGGCCGGCGTCGCCGAGAAGATCAAAGAACTTTATCCCGACGACAAAGCCGTCGGCTACAAGGTCGGCGATCTGCGCGGCATGTTTGCAATTGAAGTGCTGTGGCCGGAAGGGAAGACCTACGCTGAGAAACTCACCGCCGGTAAGTAA